A region of the candidate division WOR-1 bacterium RIFOXYB2_FULL_36_35 genome:
AGAATATGGATTTTGTACTGCGGCACTTATTGTAATGGGTTGCGTAATGCTTCGTCATTGCCATTTGAATAACTGCTCACTTGGCGTCGCGACCCAGGATGAACTTTTATCTCAAAGGTTTATGGGTAGAGTAGATGAAGTTATAAACTACTTTGGATTTGTCGTCCGCGAGCTTCGTGGCATTATGGCAGAGCTTGGGTTTAGAACTATGGATGAGATGATAGGCCGTACAGAATTTTTGGAACTTAATTCTTCTATTCTGCCATGGAAGGCTAAAGATATAGATTTTTCTAAAATTCTTTACAAACCGAAAATGCCTGCAAATGTTGCAACTCGCTGTGTGACATCTCAGGATCATGGAATCGACAAAGTCCTTGATAGAGAACTTATTAAACTTGCAAAACCAGCGCTAGAAAAATCTCAAGTTGTAAAAGAAGAGCTTGAAATTAAAAATGTAAACCGCACAACAGGCGCAATGCTAAGTGGAGAAGTTTGCAAACGCTATGGCGATTCTGGGCTCCCAACCGATACAATTAACTTTAAATTTAAAGGTGTTTGTGGTCAAAGCTTTGGAGCGTTTCTCGCAAGAGGTGTTACTTTTGAGCTTTCCGGGCTTGCAAATGATTATGTCGGAAAAGGAATGTCTGGCGGAAAAATAATTATTTACCCTGACCCTAAAGTTACATATAAGGCTGAAAATAATATTATGATTGGCAACACAACTTTTTACGGAGCGATTGCCGGAGAGGCTTACATAAGAGGGGTGGCTGGCGAAAGATTCTGCATCAGAAACTCTGGCGTAAATGCTGTTGTTGAGGGTGTTGGAGATCATGGATGCGAATACATGACAGGTGGTCATGTTGTAATACTTGGAAAAACCGGCCGCAATTTTGGAGCAGGAATGTCTGGCGGAGTTGCGTATGTTTACGACGAAGACAAGACTTTTAAGAAAATGTGCAATATGGAAATGATTGAGCTTGAAGATTTAATGGAGAATGATTTAATTGTTTTAAGGGACATGCTACACAATCATTTTAAACATACAAAGAGCTCCGTTGCCAAAAAAATTATTGACAATTTTGCAAGCGAATCAAAAAAATTCGTTAAAGTTATGCCAAAAGAATATAAGAGAATATTAAAACAGATGGAAGAATCAAAAAAAAATGGAGAGGTTTCTGATGGGTGATGTGAGGGGCTTCTTAAAACATAAAAGAGAAACGATGCAGTATCGCCCTGTCTGTGAAAGAGTTGCAGATTATGCGGAAGTTTTTAATTTAAAATCTGACGAAAAGGCTCGTGAGCAGGCGGCTCGATGTATGGATTGCGGGACACCATTTTGCCACAGCGGATGCCCCCTAGGAAATATTATTCCCGAGTGGAACGACCTTATGTACAAAGGGTTTTGGAATAAAGCGTTTGATCTGCTTTCCGCGACAAACAATCTTCCCGAAATTACAGGGAGGGTTTGCCCAGCCCCTTGTGAATATGCCTGTGTCCTTGGGATAAATGATGATCCAGTAACGATCCGCGAAGATGAGCTTTCAATTATCGAAAAAGCTTTCAATTTGGGGTATGTAAAAGCAACCCCGCCAAAGCAGAGGACAGGTAAAAGTGTTGCGATTGTAGGCTCGGGGCCTGCCGGGCTTTCCTGCGCGGCACAGTTAAATAGACTTGGGCATAATGTTGTTGTTTTTGAAAGAGAAGAAAAATTAGGTGGCTTAATGCGTTATGGGATCCCCGACTTTAAACTCGACAAAAAAGTTCTCGACAGGCGAATTGATATTTGGAAAAAAGAGGGGATAGAATTTAAAACGGAAGTTAATGTCGGCCTTGACTATTCAGCCGATAAACTTTTAAAAGAGTTTGATGCGGTATGTCTTACTGGCGGATCAAAAGCTCCAAGGGATTTAAATATTCCGGGACGCGAATTAAAAGGGATACATTTTGCGATGGACTATTTAGTCCAGGCGAACAAAAAAGTTTCCGGCGAAAAATTTGCTGAACCTAAAATTTCAGCTACGGGGAAGAAGGTTCTTGTGATTGGTGGTGGAGATACGGGGTCTGATTGTGTTGGGACTGCCAATCGCCAGGGAGCTTCTTGTGTTATTCAGATTGAAGTATTACCCGAGCCTCCCGCATGCCGCGATAATAAATGCCCATGGCCGGCCTACCCTCTCTTATTAAAGACGACATCGAGTCATGAGGAGGGAGTTACGCGTAAATGGTCAATTTTGACCAAGAAATTTATAGGTGAAAATGGGGTCGTTAAAAAAGTTGCATGTGTTGAAGTTGATTTTTCAGGAAAAGATTCAAACGGCAGATTCGTTATGAAAGAAATTCCAGGCTCTGAGTTTGAGATTGAGACTGATTTGGTATTACTTGCGATTGGATTTTTACATCCGGAGCATGAGGGGCTTGTTTCGGGGTTGAAGGTTGAATTAGACCCTCGCGGGAATGTCAAAACTGACGATAATTATATGACATCTGCTAAGAAGGTTTTTTCGGCAGGGGACATGCATCGCGGGCAGTCGCTTGTTGTGTGGGCGATTATGGAGGGACGTATGGCGGCTGTGGGGATTGATAGGTTTTTGGGAATGTAAGGAGCTGACATGAGCAAAAAAATAATCATAAGAATTCTTATTCTCTTTTTGATCCTTTTTATAGGATATAGGGTTGTTTCACGATTGACATCGGGGAAAAAAGTTGAGCAAGAGGAAAAAAGCATTCCTGTGATTTTAAAAAATCCAGAAATTGGTAGTATATTACAGAAAATCAGTTTGACGGGAGATATAAAAGGAGAGACCGAAGTTGCAATTCGCCCCAAAACGGCCGGAAGGGTCGCTGAAATTTATGTAAAAGAAGGGGACTATGTAAAATCAGGAGATAAACTTTTATCTTATGTTGAAGGGATTTCTCCAAATGATGAGCTTTACAATGATGTTGTTACTTTTTCTCCTATATCCGGAGTTGTCGGGCTTCAACAGATAAGGCTTGGAGAACAGATTATAAGCCAAGCCGGATCTATTAACCCTGTTTTTACGATCTACAGCATTAATTCCGTTAAGGTTTATGTCGATGTTCCTGAAAAAGATTATCCTAAAGTAAAAAAAGGGACAACGGCGGAAATAATGTTGGATGCTTATCCTGAAAGAGTTTTTCCCGGGAAGGTTGGCAATTTAAGACCTGTCATTGATCCGCAAACGAGAACAGCTCAAGCTGAAATTATAATTTTAAATCCTGGTAAAGTTATAAGGCCGGGAATGTTCTCCAGAGTATATCTTATTTTAGAAAGAAAAGATAATGTTTTAACTTTACCGGCGGATGCAATCTTGGGGCTTGAAACCAAATATGTTTTTGTGAATAAAAATGGGATTGCGACTAAAAAAAATGTTGAAATAGGGTTGGAAGAGGAAGGCCTGGTTGCAATTTTATCGGGGATCTCCTCTTCTGATGAAGTTATTGTCGTGGGCCAGCGCGTTGTGGAGGAAGGTTCTAACCTTGAGGTTGTTTACGAGTGATTAAGCTTTTTGTAAACAGGCCGTTATTTACTACGGCGATATTTTTTATCATACTTTTAGTCGGTTTTTTTTGTTTGAAAAATCTTCCTCTTGATTTTTTGCCAAACATTGAAATTCCGACTTTAACTATCATAACCCCTTATCCCGGAGCCAGCGCAGAAGACATAGAAATATCTGTCACAAAAGTGATAGAAGATTCTGTTGCCACCGTTCCTAATATTGACAAAATCACCTCTGACAGCTCTGAAAATATTTCAATAGTTACGATTGCCTTTAAATGGGGAGCCAACTTGGATTCAGCTTCGGCCGATATCAGAGATAAAATGGACGCGATAAGAGCCAAACTTCCGGAGGATATACAACCCCCGACTATTTTAAAATTTGATCTTTCACAAATACCGGTTTTAATATTGGGGATATCGGCCGGCCAGTCTTACGACAAGCTTTTTACCCTTGCGGACAAAAAAATATCGCCTGCACTTAAAAAAATACAAGGAGTTGGGACGGTCAGCATAAGAGGAGGGCTTGTAAGGCAGATAAATGTTGACATTGACCGCCATAGGATAGAGGCTTATCACTTATCTCTTTCGCAGGTGAATTTGGCTTTACAAGGGGCAAACCTTTCGATCCCCGCGGGGAGCATCAAATCTGAACATCTTGAATATGGAGTAAGGATCCCCGGAGAATATAAAAATATTTCGGAAATATTAAATACGATTGTAGGCAATTTTTCAGGCAGGGATATTTTTCTTTCTGATATAGCGGATGTTTCCGACTCATTTAAAGATGAAGATAGCATAACCGAAGTTGACGGCAAGCCTGGCATAATGCTTATGATACAAAAGCAATCGGGATCCAATACAGTAAAGGTTGTTCTCGAAGCCCAAAAGGAACTTAACGAAATAAAAAAAGAATTGCCTCCGGATTTGGAAATTACCGTTATTCAAGATACGGCCGAAGTAATAAAGAGGCAGATAAATGAACTCCAAACAACTCTTTATTGGTCATTTTTGTTTGTAATATTGACGGTTCTTTTCTTTCTTCGAAATATGCGGGGGTCTTTTATTATTTCACTTGCTATCCCATTTTCTTTGATTGCTGCTTTTATTTATCTTTATATATCGGGGGCATCAATAAATATCATATCTCTTGCTTCTATTATTATCGCAGTAGGTGTTGTTGTTGATGATGCGATCGTTATTTTGGAAAATATTTATCGGCATAAAGACAAAAAAGGAGAACAGGCAAAAGAAGCTGCAATGTATGGCGCAATAGAAGTTTCCTCTGCTGTTATAGCATCTACAACCACAAATATGGTTATATTTTTTCCTATGCTTGTTGTCGGCGGATTTATAGGCATATTTTTTAGAGAGCTTTCTCTTACTATTATAGTAGTAATGGGAATGTCTTTGGTGACTGCATTGTCTTTGGTTCCTATGCTTAGTTCAAAGTTTTTAAGCATAAATAAAAAAGAAAAATTAAAAAGGCATTTTCTTGAAAACTTTATTGATAAAAGTGAAGGGATATTTGAATACTTTGAGACACAATATAAAAAGGCTTTGGAGTGGGCATTGACAAAAAGAAAGATGGTTTTAATTTCCTGTGCGCTGATTTTTGTTTTCAGCATGTTTCTCTTCCCTGTTGTCGGCACTGAATTTTTCCCCGAACAGGATACGGGTTCTTTTTCCGCCAATGTGCTTATGCCCCCTGGGACTCGCATGGAGCAAACTGCAAAAGCTATGAGAGAAATTGAGAAAAAAATAAAAGAACAAGTTCCTGAGCTTCAATATATTTTGGTTACGGCGGGATCAGGATCACAACTTGGACTTTCGACAAAAAGTGGCGCTAATTTTGGAAATCTTTTTGTCAAAGTTGTCCCCTTGTCAGAAAGAAAGAGAACATTAAAAGAACTGGAACGCGTTGTTGCGAACATCTCTCTTTCTGTTCCTGGGCTAAAGTCCGTTGACTTTAATGCCAGCGGGGCGAACCAGATGACAGGAGGAGGAAAGCCTGTATCTATTGAGTTGTATGGAGCTGATTTTGATGTAATAGATAGGTTTGCTGACGAATTAAAACGGAAAATAGAAAAAGTTTCCGGAGTTGTTGATCCTTCAATTTCACGGGAAAAGGCAAATCCGGAATATGCCATAAACATTGACAGAGAAAAAGCGGCTGATCTTGGATTGTCTTTAGCTGAAATAGGGATTATAGCCCGTGGGAATATTTATGGGACGGTCGTTTCAAAGTTTCGGGAGGGTGGCGATGAGTATGACATTTTTACCAGGTTAAAAGCGGAAGACAGGAAAACTTTGGATGATATAAAAAATATAATGATTACGACAAGGACTGGAAAAAATATTACTTTGGGCAATATTGCTAAAATAGAAGAAAAAAACGGGCCACAGGTTATTCAGAGAAAGAACCAGCAAAGATTGGTTATGGTTGAGGCAGATTATTTTGGACGACCTCTTGGGGATATAATTTCTGATGTGAGGGCAATTATATCAAAAATGACCGTCCCTTCTGCCATGTCAGTAAAAATAGGAGGAAATGCTGAGCAGATGCAAGAAAGTTTTTCTTCTCTTTTTGTGGCATTTTTCCTTGGTATTGCCCTTTTATATCTTGTTATGGTTGCACAGTTTGAATCTTTTCTTGACCCCTTAATTATTATGTTTGCTATTCCTTTTGCCGTAATTGGGGTGGTTTGGGGGCTGTTTTTCGCCGGAGTTCCTTTTGGTGTTATGCCATTTGTTGGGCTTATAATGGTTGCGGGGATTGCGGTTAAAAATTCAATTGTTTTGGTTGATTATATTAACATATTAAGGGCTAGGGGGCTTGAAATAAAAGAAGCAATCGCCGAAGCGGGAAAAACCCGTTTAAGGCCAATACTTATGACCTCTACTACTACCGTGCTTGGTCTTTTGCCTATTCTTTTAAACAATGGGGAAGGCTCAGGATTTTGGAAGCCGCTTGCGATCTCGGTTATGGGGGGGCTTACTGTTTCTGCCACCATAAGTCTTATATTTGTTCCAACTTTATATTTTGTGCTTGAGTCTTTTTTATTGAAGAAAAGGGAGATAAAATGAAGGCGGTTTTTATAATATTTTCAGCTCCTCTTGAATTGCTTGTTCTTGGTGCGTTAAAAAACTTGCAAGTCAAATTTTACACAAAACTTCCTTATCTTTTAGGAGAAGGAGGGGAATCCGAGCCGCATTTGGATACGCAAATATGGCCTGGGTTTAATATGGGATTGTTTGTTGTTACTGATGAAAAAACAAAAGATAGAATATTAAATGAGGTAAAAAGCATAAAAGCCAGCTACTTAAAAGAAGGCATAAAAGCGTATGTCATCCCTGTTTCGGAGGAAGTATGAAAAAAAATATTCTCCCAATAAAAAAGAA
Encoded here:
- the gltD gene encoding glutamate synthase (glutamate synthase is composed of subunits alpha and beta; beta subunit is a flavin adenine dinucleotide-NADPH dependent oxidoreductase; provides electrons to the alpha subunit, which binds L-glutamine and 2-oxoglutarate and forms L-glutamate) translates to MGDVRGFLKHKRETMQYRPVCERVADYAEVFNLKSDEKAREQAARCMDCGTPFCHSGCPLGNIIPEWNDLMYKGFWNKAFDLLSATNNLPEITGRVCPAPCEYACVLGINDDPVTIREDELSIIEKAFNLGYVKATPPKQRTGKSVAIVGSGPAGLSCAAQLNRLGHNVVVFEREEKLGGLMRYGIPDFKLDKKVLDRRIDIWKKEGIEFKTEVNVGLDYSADKLLKEFDAVCLTGGSKAPRDLNIPGRELKGIHFAMDYLVQANKKVSGEKFAEPKISATGKKVLVIGGGDTGSDCVGTANRQGASCVIQIEVLPEPPACRDNKCPWPAYPLLLKTTSSHEEGVTRKWSILTKKFIGENGVVKKVACVEVDFSGKDSNGRFVMKEIPGSEFEIETDLVLLAIGFLHPEHEGLVSGLKVELDPRGNVKTDDNYMTSAKKVFSAGDMHRGQSLVVWAIMEGRMAAVGIDRFLGM